In Colias croceus chromosome 19, ilColCroc2.1, the following are encoded in one genomic region:
- the LOC123700490 gene encoding ATP synthase subunit C lysine N-methyltransferase, with protein MDLSLLEDSGTKNNATLSSVGKTLIYATGGLAVGVSIICIPFVSPAFRKVCLPYVPATTEQLLGVSKALKGRKGTLLDVGSGDGRIVFTAAKLGFAADGVELNSVLVYYSRIASIFNKQFNKTRFFKRNLWTFDLKPYNNIVIFGVEQMMNDFEKKVLKEVENETVIVVCRFPLPNMVPIETIGHGVDTVWKYIVKR; from the coding sequence ATGGATTTATCATTACTAGAGGATTCGGGGACGAAAAATAATGCGACACTATCTTCTGTAGGAAAGACGCTTATATATGCAACTGGAGGTTTAGCGGTTGGAGTCAGTATTATATGCATACCATTTGTATCTCCAGCTTTTCGAAAAGTATGTCTACCTTACGTGCCGGCTACTACAGAACAATTACTTGGAGTATCAAAAGCTCTGAAAGGTCGAAAAGGCACCTTGCTAGACGTCGGTTCAGGCGATGGTCGAATTGTTTTTACGGCTGCAAAGCTTGGATTCGCAGCAGATGGTGTAGAACTAAACTCAGTTTTGGTGTATTACTCGAGAATAGcgtctatttttaataaacagttTAACAAAACGAGATTTTTCAAAAGAAATTTATGGACTTTTGATTTGAAGCCATATAAcaacattgttatttttggaGTTGAACAAATGATGAATGACTTTGAAAAAAAGGTGTTAAAGGAAGTAGAAAATGAAACTGTAATAGTTGTATGTAGGTTTCCCTTACCAAACATGGTGCCTATAGAAACAATAGGACATGGTGTTGATACTGTTTGGAAGTATATTGTGAAAAGATAA